In a single window of the Pseudodesulfovibrio profundus genome:
- a CDS encoding FadR/GntR family transcriptional regulator, producing MTASNSTNPLFIPVQAGRASEEVALQIEAAIVDGRMSPGERLPSERDMQSQFGTGRGVVREAIKILKQKGLLEVKKGAKGGAYVRQLDVGNVSESLALFLKQHPVEPEKLIEFRETMDRTITQLAIAHATEDEKKALLKEALRLEHLLMEDQPDLIVTSELDRRLNIMLARMARNPLFEWVMHAIQMGFSSHDYALYEDTVYREKAATNWSDTAQAIARGELMRALGFIGHHYVLLRQCIDERSGRTNTPDAQFLQEENQ from the coding sequence TTGACTGCTTCAAACTCTACAAACCCGCTGTTTATCCCTGTCCAGGCAGGGCGTGCCAGTGAAGAAGTGGCTTTGCAAATCGAAGCCGCCATCGTGGATGGAAGAATGTCTCCCGGCGAACGACTCCCAAGCGAACGGGATATGCAATCCCAGTTCGGCACCGGGCGTGGTGTTGTTCGTGAAGCCATCAAGATATTGAAGCAAAAAGGGCTGTTGGAAGTAAAGAAAGGCGCCAAGGGCGGCGCATATGTTCGCCAACTTGATGTCGGGAATGTTTCCGAATCATTGGCACTATTCCTCAAGCAGCACCCGGTGGAACCTGAAAAGCTGATAGAATTTCGCGAAACAATGGATCGCACCATTACCCAACTTGCCATTGCCCATGCGACTGAAGACGAGAAAAAAGCCCTCCTCAAGGAAGCGCTACGTCTTGAACACCTCCTCATGGAAGATCAGCCTGATCTCATCGTCACCAGCGAGCTCGACCGACGATTGAACATCATGCTGGCGCGCATGGCTCGAAATCCCCTTTTCGAATGGGTGATGCATGCCATCCAGATGGGTTTCAGCTCCCATGACTACGCCCTGTATGAGGATACGGTCTACCGCGAAAAAGCCGCAACAAACTGGAGTGACACCGCACAAGCCATTGCCCGTGGCGAATTGATGCGGGCGCTCGGATTCATCGGACACCACTATGTCCTGTTACGGCAGTGTATTGACGAAAGAAGTGGACGGACAAACACACCGGACGCTCAGTTCCTTCAAGAAGAAAACCAATAG
- the betA gene encoding choline dehydrogenase translates to MKHYDYIIVGGGSAGSVLANRLSANPKNKVLVLEAGLPDFKFDFRIHMPAALTYPLAGKTYNWWYESDPEPYMNNRRIYQPRGKVLGGSSCINGMIYIRGNAMDYDKWAKEDGLDNWSYSHCLPYFKRFECRTAGADEYHGAVGPLYLTEPECDNPLFNAFFNAVQQAGYPLTKNVNGYQQEGFSKFDRNTHRGRRWNAARAYVHPVKNRPNLTVKCLAKASRILFEGKRAVGVEYTRGKRSFKAYGGEIISCGGAINSPQLLQLSGVGNGAELSSLGIDVVQDLPGVGENLQDHLELYVQYACKKPVSMFPSLKWYNQPWIGLKWLFAGKGEAATNHFEAGGFIRGNDQVKYPNIQYHFLPIAIRYDGSAPNEGHGYQVHVGPMNTDVRGHVKIKSSDANEHPSILFNYLSTEQERREWVEAIRKTREIMTQPAFDEFRGKELAPGSHAQTDEEILDFVAREGESAYHPSCTCAMGTHDMAVTDADLRVHGVEGLRVVDASVMPYVTNGNIYAPVMMIAEKAADAILGNTPLAPEDVPYYKHEK, encoded by the coding sequence ATGAAACATTACGATTACATAATCGTCGGTGGCGGATCCGCTGGTTCCGTCCTGGCCAACCGTCTGAGCGCCAACCCGAAGAACAAGGTGCTTGTGCTTGAGGCTGGCCTGCCGGATTTCAAATTCGACTTCCGCATTCATATGCCTGCGGCACTGACCTATCCGCTGGCCGGTAAAACATATAACTGGTGGTACGAGTCCGATCCGGAACCGTACATGAACAACCGCCGCATCTACCAGCCGCGAGGAAAGGTTCTGGGTGGTTCCAGCTGCATCAACGGCATGATCTACATCCGTGGTAACGCCATGGACTACGACAAGTGGGCCAAAGAGGACGGACTCGACAACTGGTCCTACTCCCACTGCCTGCCCTACTTCAAACGCTTTGAGTGCCGCACAGCCGGTGCCGATGAATACCACGGTGCTGTCGGCCCCCTCTATCTGACTGAACCGGAATGCGACAACCCGCTGTTCAATGCATTCTTCAACGCGGTTCAGCAGGCTGGATACCCGCTCACCAAAAATGTCAACGGTTACCAGCAGGAAGGTTTCAGCAAGTTTGACCGTAATACCCATCGAGGACGCCGCTGGAACGCAGCACGCGCCTACGTCCACCCGGTCAAGAATCGCCCGAACCTGACAGTCAAGTGCCTGGCAAAAGCTTCCCGCATCCTCTTTGAAGGCAAGCGCGCAGTCGGTGTCGAGTACACCCGAGGCAAACGCTCTTTCAAGGCATACGGCGGTGAGATCATTTCCTGCGGTGGCGCAATCAACTCCCCGCAGTTGCTCCAGCTCTCCGGTGTCGGTAACGGCGCAGAACTGTCCTCCCTTGGTATCGACGTGGTCCAGGACCTCCCGGGCGTCGGCGAGAACCTGCAGGATCACCTCGAACTCTACGTTCAGTACGCCTGCAAGAAGCCCGTCTCCATGTTCCCTTCACTCAAGTGGTACAATCAGCCGTGGATCGGCCTGAAATGGCTCTTTGCCGGAAAGGGCGAAGCAGCGACCAACCACTTCGAAGCCGGTGGATTCATCCGCGGCAACGATCAGGTGAAATATCCCAACATCCAGTACCATTTCCTGCCCATCGCAATCCGCTACGACGGCTCCGCACCGAACGAGGGACATGGATACCAGGTTCACGTCGGCCCCATGAACACCGATGTTCGCGGTCACGTCAAGATCAAGTCCTCCGATGCCAATGAGCATCCGAGCATCCTGTTCAACTACCTCTCCACAGAGCAGGAGCGCAGGGAATGGGTCGAAGCCATCCGCAAGACCCGCGAGATCATGACCCAGCCCGCATTCGACGAGTTCCGCGGAAAGGAACTGGCACCGGGCAGCCATGCACAGACCGACGAAGAGATTCTCGATTTCGTCGCTCGCGAAGGTGAGTCAGCGTACCACCCGAGCTGCACCTGTGCCATGGGCACCCATGACATGGCCGTCACCGACGCCGATCTCCGCGTCCACGGCGTGGAAGGACTCCGCGTAGTTGATGCCTCTGTCATGCCATACGTGACCAACGGTAACATTTACGCACCGGTCATGATGATTGCGGAAAAAGCAGCGGACGCCATCCTGGGCAACACCCCCCTCGCCCCGGAAGATGTCCCCTATTACAAGCACGAAAAATAA
- the betB gene encoding betaine-aldehyde dehydrogenase, with product MTKGQHYIDGQWVNGSTGKKREVLNPFDASVITTVVEGGREEAKSAIAAARRAFDHDGWPQTPASERARLLFRLADLIERDREELAELESLDTGKTVEESRWDMDDIAGIFRYFAGLADKDGGEVIASPNPNTTSNVVREPVGVCGQISPWNYPLLQASWKMAPALAAGCTIVMKPSEITPLTTLKVTELADEAGFPAGVINTVLGPGVEVGAEMAESHDVDLISFTGGIATGKTIMRAATGNVKKVALELGGKNPNIIFDDADFDLAVDYALNGVFFHAGQICSAGARVMVQDGIYDKFVEALRQRMEKIVVGSGFDEATQMGPLISAEHLSKVEEYIDIARKEGANLILGGKRPDDPKLADGYFYLPTLFTDCENDMRIVQEEVFGPVITVERFTTEEEAVKRANDTIYGLSAGFWTSDADRMERVSKALRFGTVWINDFNVYFVQAPWGGYKQSGLGRELGKIGLEEYTEVKHIYRNHATEPINWFGV from the coding sequence ATGACCAAAGGGCAACATTACATCGACGGTCAATGGGTTAACGGCTCTACCGGCAAGAAACGTGAAGTTCTCAACCCCTTCGATGCCTCTGTCATTACAACAGTGGTTGAAGGTGGCCGAGAGGAAGCCAAGTCCGCTATTGCAGCGGCCAGACGCGCCTTCGACCATGACGGCTGGCCTCAAACGCCAGCCTCGGAACGAGCACGACTCCTCTTCCGTCTTGCGGACCTCATCGAACGCGATCGCGAAGAACTTGCTGAACTGGAAAGCCTTGATACCGGCAAGACCGTTGAGGAAAGCCGTTGGGACATGGACGATATCGCAGGTATCTTCCGATACTTTGCAGGATTGGCTGATAAGGATGGAGGCGAGGTAATTGCCTCCCCCAATCCGAATACAACCAGTAACGTGGTTCGTGAGCCGGTGGGTGTCTGCGGGCAGATTTCGCCCTGGAACTACCCGCTGTTGCAGGCTTCATGGAAAATGGCACCAGCCCTTGCGGCCGGTTGCACCATCGTCATGAAACCCAGTGAAATCACGCCGCTGACCACACTCAAGGTCACGGAACTGGCCGATGAAGCCGGGTTCCCGGCGGGCGTGATCAATACGGTTCTCGGCCCCGGCGTCGAGGTCGGAGCAGAGATGGCCGAAAGCCACGATGTGGATCTGATCTCCTTCACCGGAGGTATCGCCACAGGCAAGACCATCATGCGCGCTGCCACTGGCAACGTGAAAAAGGTGGCCCTTGAGCTTGGCGGGAAGAATCCCAACATCATCTTTGACGATGCTGATTTCGACCTTGCCGTGGATTACGCCCTGAACGGCGTCTTCTTCCACGCCGGACAGATTTGCTCTGCCGGAGCACGCGTCATGGTTCAGGACGGCATCTACGACAAGTTTGTGGAAGCCCTGCGCCAACGCATGGAAAAGATCGTCGTCGGCAGCGGGTTCGATGAAGCAACCCAGATGGGTCCGCTCATCTCTGCTGAGCACCTGTCGAAGGTGGAAGAGTATATAGATATAGCCCGGAAAGAAGGCGCCAATCTGATCCTCGGCGGCAAACGCCCTGACGATCCGAAGCTGGCAGACGGCTATTTCTATCTTCCGACCCTCTTTACCGACTGCGAAAATGACATGCGCATCGTACAGGAGGAAGTATTCGGACCGGTCATCACCGTCGAACGCTTCACCACCGAAGAGGAAGCTGTCAAACGGGCCAACGACACCATCTACGGCCTGTCTGCCGGATTCTGGACATCGGATGCCGACCGCATGGAGCGTGTCTCAAAGGCCCTTAGATTCGGCACCGTATGGATCAACGACTTCAACGTATACTTTGTTCAGGCACCCTGGGGCGGCTACAAGCAGTCCGGCCTTGGGCGTGAACTGGGCAAGATCGGCCTCGAAGAATACACCGAGGTCAAGCACATATATCGCAATCACGCGACAGAACCCATAAACTGGTTCGGCGTGTAA